In Primulina eburnea isolate SZY01 chromosome 5, ASM2296580v1, whole genome shotgun sequence, a single window of DNA contains:
- the LOC140831681 gene encoding zinc-finger homeodomain protein 2-like codes for MALNAGEDKDMRIQSSSSGFDNSLENPSTEQERTRIHDPSPGGSKSKLTCHRISYHACLRNHAANIGGNVTDGCGEFMPNGEEGTLEGLMCAACSCHRNFHRKEHHSECSTRGARIVHPLHLPPPLPSPLVSHHRGGSSHWSPMMQPVKMAFGSGGGGSVGTDSSSEELNFNSLQVAPPPPHFVNKKRFRTKFTAEQKEKMMKFAEKVGWRIPREDDSEMQRFCSEVGVKRQVFKVWMHNNKISSSKKNSQEI; via the coding sequence ATGGCATTGAATGCTGGTGAAGACAAGGATATGAGGATACAAAGCTCTTCCTCAGGCTTCGATAACTCGCTGGAGAACCCTTCGACCGAGCAAGAGAGAACAAGAATCCACGACCCTAGTCCCGGTGGATCCAAATCCAAGCTTACATGCCATAGGATCAGCTACCACGCGTGCCTCAGGAACCACGCGGCCAACATCGGAGGAAACGTCACCGATGGGTGTGGAGAATTCATGCCCAACGGCGAGGAAGGAACCCTCGAAGGGCTCATGTGCGCCGCCTGCAGTTGCCACCGCAATTTCCACAGGAAAGAGCACCACAGCGAGTGTTCCACAAGGGGGGCGAGGATTGTCCACCCCCTCCATCTCCCGCCGCCGCTTCCTTCCCCCTTAGTGAGCCATCACCGAGGGGGTTCCAGTCACTGGAGTCCAATGATGCAGCCTGTGAAAATGGCCTTCGGCAGCGGCGGTGGAGGAAGTGTTGGTACTGATTCATCCAGCGAGGAGCTGAACTTCAACTCGTTGCAGGTGGCTCCGCCACCACCGCATTTCGTGAACAAGAAGCGGTTTCGGACGAAGTTCACGGCGGAGCAGAAGGAGAAGATGATGAAATTCGCGGAGAAGGTGGGATGGAGGATTCCGAGAGAAGATGACAGTGAAATGCAGAGGTTTTGTTCTGAAGTTGGTGTTAAGAGACAGGTTTTCAAAGTTTGGATGCATAATAACAAGATCAGTTCATCCAAGAAAAATTCccaagaaatttaa